Proteins co-encoded in one Eschrichtius robustus isolate mEscRob2 chromosome 8, mEscRob2.pri, whole genome shotgun sequence genomic window:
- the KCP gene encoding LOW QUALITY PROTEIN: kielin/chordin-like protein (The sequence of the model RefSeq protein was modified relative to this genomic sequence to represent the inferred CDS: substituted 1 base at 1 genomic stop codon) translates to MKGFAPPPSHWKPTLGLPPVLPHPAPQAPPSPAGPLRDIGWVHRAQSGVGAAGEGRHSRVETKGPVTLISTVCTSAEQQPGSPERASWREEQSLASDPCMLSEYPGSKLLLPATKARGRTKLLLLTVQPEGGGAVPRESLGLADIHDYQLQAPAHSSAPAGAPQKRWRPLEERLGRLEAEVTKLREQHKDLQGRVRQLESCECHPASPQCWGLGRAWPEGAHWEPDACTACVCQDGAAHCVPQPGLPHCHGCSHNGQAYGNGETFATDACTTCRCLEGAITCTQKPCPRGPCPEPGACCPHCEPGCTGGHRSGETWQLEPCVICTCQAGTVQCQGPSCSELNCLESYTPPGECCPICRPGDLPPTLPRRPLSPRGFRTYLGSCLPSGNVHPPCSLLTSPSSWQHSPGCEYEGQLYEEGANFLSSSNPCLQCSCLRSLVRCVPMKCPPIPCPEPALRPGHCCPTCQAQGCTEGGSHWEHGQEWTTPGDPCRICQCLEGHIRCHQRECASLCPYPARPLPGTCCPVCNGCFLNGREYRSGEPVGSGDPCSHCRCANGSVHCEPLPCPPMPCRHPGRIPGKCCPVCDSCEYQGHQYQSQETFRLQESGRCVRCSCQAGEVSCEEQECPGAPCTLSDSGPQLCPACVLGGEEFAEGVQWEPDGQPCTTCSCQAGVPVCRALLCSPAPCQHPTQPSGACCPSCESCNYHGQVYANGQNFTDADSPCHTCHCEDGTVTCSLVNCPPTTCARPQSGPGQCCPRCPASKXHFCSGSGLKGRGTVSLLLALSVFVPTPAHPPHCPDCILEKQVFMDGESFSHPRDPCQECQCREGHAHCQPRACPRASCAHPLPGPCCQNNCNGCAFGGKEYSNGADFPHPSDPCRLCRCLSGHVQCPARRCPPLPCPEPLLLPGECCPQCPATPSGCPRPGGGVPVRHQEHFFQPDDPCRRCLCLNGSVSCQRLPCPPAPCAHPRQGPCCPSCDGCLYQGKEFASGERFPSPTARCHVCLCWEGSVSCEPRACAPAQCPFPARGDCCPTCDGCEYLRGSYLSSQEFLDPREPCNRCTCLGGFVTCSRRPCEPLGCSHPLTPSGHCCPTCQGCLYHGVTAAPGETLPDPLDPTCSICTCQEGSMRCQKKPCAPALCPHPSPGPCFCPVCHRNVSPTGCLSQGPEHQDGEEFEGPTGSCERCRCQAGQVSCERLQCPPLPCPLQVTKPGSCCPRCRGCLVHGEEHPEGSSWEPPNSPCSSCMCHEGVITCARVQCVTSCAQPHLGPRDCCPRCSDCEHEGQKYEPGESFQPGADPCEVCTCELQPEGTPSLRCHRWQCPSLVGCPASQLLPPGPQHCCPTCAQPLSPCTEHLRGSTLAPPDPCYTCQCQDLTWLCIHRACPEPSCPLLERHTPPGSCCPVCQECVVEAEGRRVADGESWRDPSDTCITCTCRRGRVECRLEECQALSCPHGWAKVREAGRCCERCQAPAQWCAHQGRQVASGERWAVDACTSCSCVAGAVSCQSQRCPPLSCGPDEAPALSPGSCCPRCLTRPASCMAFGDPHYRTFDGRLLHFQGSCSYVLAKDCRGGDFSVHVTNDDRGRSGVSWTHEVAVLLGDVAVRLLQAGAVTVDGRPVALPFLQDPLLYVELRGRTVMLHAQPGLQVLWDGQSQVEVRVPGSYRGQICGLCGNFNGFAQDDLRGPEGLLLSTEAAFGNSWQVPEGPGPGRPCSKGREVDPCRAAGYRARHEANARCRALKSSPFSRCHAVVPPEPFFAACVYDLCACGPGSLADTCLCDALEAYASHCRQAGVTPAWRGPTLCVVGCLLDRGFVFDECGPPCPRTCFNQHVPLGELAAHCVRPCVPGCRCPAGLVEHEAHCISPEACPPVLLTGDQPPSTLPNPSREPQGPP, encoded by the exons GGGGGGCCGTCCCCAGGGAGTCTCTGGGGCTTGCTGACATCCACGACTATCAGCTGCAGGCGCCCGCCCACTCCTCAGCCCCTGCTGGGGCCCCCCAGAAGCGGTGGCGCCCCCTGGAGGAGCGACTGGGAAGGCTGGAGGCTGAAGTCACAAAGCTCAGAGAACAG cacaaaGACCTGCAGGGGAGGGTGAGGCAGCTGGAGTCCTGTGAATGCCACCCGGCTTCGCCCCAGTGCTGGGGGCTGGGTCGGGCCTGGCCCGAGGGGGCTCACTGGGAGCCTGATGCCTGCACAGCCTGTGTCTGCCAGGACGGGGCCGCACACTGTGTCCCCCAGCCTGGGCTGCCCCATTGCCATG GCTGCAGCCACAACGGTCAGGCCTATGGCAATGGGGAGACCTTCGCCACAGACGCCTGTACCACCTGCCGCTGCCTG GAAGGAGCCATAACCTGCACCCAGAAGCCATGCCCAAGAGGACCCTGCCCAGAGCCGGGCGCGTGCTGCCCGCACTGCGAGCCCG GCTGTACTGGAGGCCACAGGAGTGGGGAAACGTGGCAACTGGAGCCCTGTGTCATCTGTACCTGTCAG GCAGGGACGGTGCAGTGCCAGGGGCCCTCATGCTCAGAGCTCAACTGCCTGGAGAGCTACACCCCACCTGGGGAGTGCTGCCCCATCTGCCGGCCAGgtgacctcccccccaccctgccccgccGTCCCCTCAGCCCCAGAGGGTTCCGTACCTACTTGGGGTCATGCCTTCCCTCGGGTAATGTCCACCCACCCTGCTCTCTGCTGACCAGTCCGTCATCCTGGCAACACTCCCCAGGCTGTGAGTATGAGGGGCAGCTTTATGAGGAGGGGGCCAACTTCCTGTCCAGCTCCAACCCTTGTCTCCAATGCTCCTGCCTG AGGAGCCTGGTTCGCTGTGTGCCCATGAAGTGCCCGCCCATCCCCTGCCCTGAACCAGCCCTGAGGCCCGGGCACTGCTGCCCAACCTGCCAAG CCCAAGGCTGCACAGAAGGTGGTTCTCACTGGGAGCATGGCCAAGAGTGGACCACACCTGGGGACCCCTGCCGGATCTGCCAGTGCCTG GAGGGCCACATCCGGTGCCACCAGCGAGAATGTGCCAGCCTGTGCCCATACCCTGCCCGGCCCCTCCCGGGCACCTGCTGCCCTGTGTGCAATG GCTGTTTCCTAAATGGGCGAGAGTACCGCAGCGGGGAGCCCGTGGGCTCTGGGGACCCCTGCTCCCACTGCCGTTGTGCC AACGGGAGTGTCCACTGTGAGCCTCTGCCCTGCCCACCGATGCCCTGCAGACACCCAGGCAGGATCCCTGGGAAGTGCTGCCCAGTCTGTGACA GCTGTGAGTACCAGGGACACCAGTATCAGAGCCAGGAGACCTTCAGACTCCAAGAGAGTGGCCGCTGTGTCCGCTGTTCCTGCCAG GCCGGCGAGGTCTCCTGTGAGGAGCAGGAGTGCCCGGGCGCCCCCTGCACCCTGTCTGACTCTggcccccagctctgcccag CCTGCGTGCTTGGTGGAGAGGAGTTTGCTGAGGGGGTCCAGTGGGAGCCTGATGGTCAGCCTTGCACAACCTGTTCCTGTCAAGCTGGGGTGCCCGTGTGCAGGGCTTTGCTCtgctccccagccccctgccaGCACCCCACCCAGCCCTCCG GTGCCTGCTGCCCCAGCTGTGAGAGCTGCAACTACCACGGCCAAGTGTACGCCAACGGGCAGAACTTCACAGATGCAGACAGCCCTTGCCACACCTGCCACTGTGAG GATGGGACCGTGACATGCTCCTTGGTCAACTGCCCTCCCACAACCTGTGCCAGGCCCCAGAGTGGACCCGGCCAGTGCTGCCCCAGGTGCCCAG CTTCCAAGTGACACTTCTGCAGTGGCTCTGGACTCAAGGGTAGAGGGACTGTCAGCCTGCTCCTCGCACTGTCAGTCTTTGTCCCCACTCCTGCCCACCCGCCCCACTGCCCAGACTGCATCCTGGAGAAACAAGTGTTTATGGATGGCGAGAGCTTCTCCCACCCCCGAGACCCCTGCCAGGAATGTCAGTGCCGGGAAGGCCATGCCCACTGCCAACCTCGGGCCTGCCCCAGGGCCTCCTGTGCCCACCCGCTGCCTGGTCCCTGTTGCCAGAACAACTGCAATG gctgtgCCTTTGGTGGGAAAGAGTATTCCAACGGAGCAGACTTCCCCCACCCCTCTGACCCCTGCCGCCTGTGTCGCTGTCTG AGCGGCCACGTGCAGTGCCCGGCCCGCCGCTGCCCGCCCTTGCCCTGTCCAGAGCCGCTCCTGTTGCCAGGAGAGTGCTGCCCGCAGTGCCCGG CCACCCCCTCTGGCTGCCCTCGGCCCGGGGGCGGGGTCCCCGTCCGCCACCAGGAGCACTTCTTCCAGCCCGACGACCCCTGCCGCCGCTGCCTCTGCCTCAACGGCTCCGTGTCCTGCCAGCGGCTGCCCTGCCCACCGGCGCCCTGCGCCCACCCGCGCCAGGGGCCCTGCTGTCCCTCCTGTGACG GCTGCCTGTACCAGGGGAAGGAGTTCGCCAGCGGCGAGCGCTTCCCTTCGCCCACTGCCCGGTGCCACGTCTGCCTCTGCTGGGAGGGCAGCGTCAGCTGCGAGCCCAGGGCCTGTGCCCCGGCACAGTGCCCCTTCCCTGCCAGGGGTGACTGCTGCCCTACCTGTGATG GCTGTGAGTACCTACGGGGGTCCTACCTGAGCAGCCAGGAGTTTCTGGATCCCCGAGAGCCCTGCAATCGGTGTACCTGTCTCGGCGGCTTCGTGACCTGCAGCCGCCGGCCCTGTGAGCCTCTGGGCTGCAGCCACCCGCTCACCCCGTCTGGGCACTGCTGCCCGACCTGCCAGG GATGCCTCTATCATGGGGTCACCGCCGCCCCCGGAGAGACCCTTCCTGACCCGCTCGACCCCACCTGCTCCATCTGCACCTGCCAG GAAGGCTCCATGCGCTGCCAGAAGAAGCCCTGTGCTCCAGCTCTgtgcccccatccctccccagggCCTTGCTTCTGCCCTGTTTGCCACA GAAACGTGTCACCCACAGGCTGCCTCTCTCAGGGCCCGGAGCACCAGGACGGGGAGGAGTTTGAGGGGCCCACAGGCAGCTGTGAGCGATGTCGCTGTCAG GCTGGCCAGGTCAGCTGTGAGCGGCTGCAGTGCCCACCTCTGCCCTGCCCACTCCAGGTCACAAAGCCGGGGAGCTGCTGCCCTCGCTGCAGAG GCTGCCTGGTTCATGGGGAGGAGCACCCTGAAGGCAGTAGCTGGGAGCCCCCCAACAGCCCCTGCTCCTCCTGCATGTGTCATGAGGGTGTCATCACCTGTGCCCGCGTCCAGTGTGTCACCTCCTGTGCCCAGCCTCACCTGGGGCCCCGTGACTGCTGCCCTCGATGCTCTG ACTGTGAGCATGAGGGTCAGAAGTACGAGCCGGGGGAGAGCTTCCAGCCTGGCGCAGACCCCTGTGAAGTGTGCACCTGTGAG CTGCAGCCTGAGGGAACTCCCAGCCTTCGCTGTCACCGGTGGCAGTGTCCCAGCCTGGTGGGCTGTCCCGCCAGCCAGCTCCTGCCCCCTGGGCCCCAGCACTGCTGCCCCACCTGTGCCC AGCCGCTGAGTCCCTGCACGGAGCACCTGCGGGGGTCTACGCTGGCCCCGCCAGACCCCTGCTACACCTGCCAGTGCCAG GACCTGACTTGGCTCTGCATTCACCGGGCCTGTCCTGAGCCCAGCTGTCCCCTGTTGGAGCGCCATACCCCCCCTGGGAGCTGCTGCCCCGTGTGCCAGG AATGTGTGGTGGAAGCTGAGGGCCGGAGAGTGGCAGATGGAGAGAGCTGGCGGGACCCCAGCGACACCTGTATCACTTGCACCTGCCGT CGGGGCCGCGTAGAGTGCCGCCTGGAAGAGTGCCAGGCCCTCTCCTGCCCCCACGGCTGGGCGAAGGTGCGGGAGGCTGGCAGGTGCTGTGAGAGATGCCAAG CCCCCGCCCAGTGGTGCGCGCACCAGGGCCGGCAGGTGGCCTCCGGGGAGCGCTGGGCCGTGGACGCCTGCACCAGCTGCTCCTGCGTAGCCGGCGCCGTGAGCTGCCAGAGCCAGCGCTGCCCGCCGCTGTCCTGCGGGCCC GACGAGGCCCCCGCCCTGAGTCCCGGCAGCTGCTGCCCCCGCTGCCTGACCCGGCCCGCTTCCTGCATGGCCTTCGGAGACCCTCATTACCGCACCTTCGACGGCCGCCTGCTGCACTTCCAGGGCAGCTGCAGCTACGTGCTGGCCAAGGACTGCCGTGGAGGAGACTTTAG CGTGCATGTGACCAACGATGACCGGGGCCGGAGCGGCGTGTCCTGGACCCACGAGGTGGCCGTGCTGCTGGGAGACGTGGCCGTGCGGCTGCTGCAGGCCGGGGCGGTCACG GTGGACGGGCGCCCCGTCGCCTTGCCCTTCTTGCAGGATCCTCTGCTGTATGTGGAGCTGCGGGGACGCACGGTGATGCTACACGCCCAGCCGGGGCTCCAG GTGCTGTGGGATGGGCAGTCCCAGGTGGAGGTGAGAGTGCCTGGCTCCTACCGGGGCCAGATTTGTGGGCTCTGTGGCAACTTCAATGGCTTTGCCCAGGATGATCTGCGGGGCCCTGAGGGGCTGCTCCTATCCACTGAGGCTGCGTTTGGGAATAGCTGGCAG GTCCCAGAGGGGCCAGGACCTGGTCGGCCCTGTTCTAAGGGCCGTGAGGTGGATCCATGCCGGGCAGCAGGGTACCGTGCCAGGCATGAGGCCAACGCCCGGTGCAGGGCGCTGAAGTCCTCCCCGTTCAGTCGCTGCCATGCTGTGGTGCCACCAGAGCCCTTCTTTGCCGCCTGCGTGTATGACCTCTGTGCTTGTGGTCCTGGCTCCTTGGCTGACACCTGCCTCTGTGACGCCCTGGAAGCCTATGCCAGCCACTGTCGCCAAGCAGGGGTGACTCCTGCCTGGCGGGGCCCCACGCTCTGCG TGGTGGGCTGCCTCCTGGACCGTGGCTTCGTGTTTGATGAGTGTGGCCCACCCTGTCCCCGCACCTGCTTCAACCAGCATGTCCCCCTGGGGGAGCTGGCGGCCCACTGCGTAAGGCCCTGTGTTCCTGGCTGCCGGTGCCCCGCAGGCCTGGTGGAGCACGAGGCCCACTGTATCTCACCCGAGGCCTGCCCCCCAGTCCTGCTCACTGGGGACCAGCCACCCAGCACTCTGCCCAACCCCAGCCGGGAGCCCCAGGGGCCACCCTGA